From Erigeron canadensis isolate Cc75 chromosome 8, C_canadensis_v1, whole genome shotgun sequence, one genomic window encodes:
- the LOC122611258 gene encoding protein SLOW GREEN 1, chloroplastic encodes MASSPLSIPLKPSFHQQKTSFVNPPTLHFIKPNTHYSLSKSTLKVQASSSKHPNNPLTQSIKQTARTIILTATAAAVVISKFQKYSALADPITQTETAQTTELSSEVHQETAQLPNFLESNPEAISAMKTLLEEKLEAGEDEESLKLLKKLVSAQPENMDFKFLLARLLNEMGEIEPAREALEEILTKNPFSFEALFENALIMDSCGEGELVIKRLEKALDIAIKENKEKEARDVRLIIAQFKFLQKNVDEALKSYDELLSEDPNDFRPYFCKGMIYSLIDNDDEAKIWFEKYRKLSPKKFDVEGYIRTPLSRMKLFGSDEQN; translated from the coding sequence ATGGCGTCATCACCTCTATCAATCCCATTAAAACCATCATTCCATCAACAAAAAACCTCATTTGTTAACCCACCAACTTTACatttcatcaaaccaaacacCCATTATTCCCTTTCAAAGTCTACGCTCAAAGTCCAAGCCTCATCATCCAAACATCCAAACAACCCATTAACCCAATCCATTAAACAAACCGCCCGGACCATCATTTTGACCGCCACAGCCGCCGCCGTTGTAATTtccaaattccaaaaatacTCTGCTTTAGCTGACCCAATAACCCAGACAGAAACAGCCCAAACTACAGAATTATCATCCGAAGTCCATCAAGAAACAGCCCAATTACCAAATTTCTTGGAATCAAACCCTGAAGCTATATCTGCCATGAAGACATTGCTAGAAGAGAAGCTAGAAGCAGGGGAAGATGAAGAAAGTTTGAAGCTTTTGAAAAAACTTGTTTCGGCCCAGCCCGAAAACATGGACTTTAAGTTCTTGTTAGCTAGATTGTTAAACGAAATGGGTGAAATCGAACCGGCCCGAGAAGCATTAGAGGAAATATTAACGAAAAACCCGTTTTCATTTGAGGCATTGTTTGAAAATGCATTGATAATGGATAGTTGTGGAGAAGGTGAATTAGTGATCAAAAGATTAGAAAAGGCTTTAGATATTGCAATTAAAGAAAATAAGGAAAAAGAAGCTAGAGATGTGAGATTGATAATTGCACAATTTAAGTTTTTGCAAAAGAATGTTGATGAGGCTTTAAAGAGTTATGATGAGCTTTTAAGTGAAGACCCGAATGATTTTCGACCTTATTTTTGTAAAGGAATGATTTATAGTTtgattgataatgatgatgaagctAAAATTTGGTTTGAAAAGTATCGAAAGCTTTCCCCTAAGAAGTTTGATGTGGAAGGGTACATTCGAACGCCTTTGTCAAGAATGAAGCTTTTTGGAAGTGATGAACAGAATTGA
- the LOC122578365 gene encoding pentatricopeptide repeat-containing protein At5g13770, chloroplastic-like — MAISTSSSDFPLTSINKSHKKQTFVPSKASPILLFFSHASSSSSSRILILNSSSSSYPPPILEDDVQVSYPPESEDLNVLICNLFKNPETEEMGLDCYLKAIRNPDFVPKRSTLHKLIRYLLRLKNWNSIWLLCEDFRQFNAYPNASYCSRLVTSCIRARRFKLANNLLHILKFEKEVACISFNAAMKAYNKLHMYSSTVSVFEIMKSSGIELDAECYGHTMEAYLKMGKYENVLMLFKQFESSEVEWTSFCTQIYRILCESLGKSGQPFEALDYFREMTKKGFPEDPSFYSSLISSFVSIREVKLVEELLEEAEGKKMLRDPAVFLKLVLMYIELGLIEKTLAITSYMKRMNVRVSDCIFCAIVNGFSKKKGPSSAAKVYEDLVSEGCVPGQVTYASVINVYCRIGLYEKAVGVFLEMDSKGYDKCVVAYSSMVAMYGKTNRIRDAMRLVAKMKEKGVEPNVWIYNSLLDMHGKMLNLRQVEKIWKEMKRRKVTPDKVSYTSVINAYSKAKEFDTCVKYYNEYRLNGGGIDKAMGGIMVGVYSKMSRVDELVKLLQDMKAEGTRLDVRLYRSSLHALRDAGVQIQPEWLEESFDRL, encoded by the coding sequence ATGGCTATTTCCACTTCTTCTTCAGACTTCCCATTAACTTCCATTAACAAAAGCCACAAAAAGCAAACATTTGTTCCTTCAAAAGCCTCACCGATTCTTCTCTTTTTCTCACAtgcttcatcatcttcatcatcaagaaTCTTGATTCTTAATTCTTCCAGCAGCAGTTATCCACCACCGATTTTAGAAGATGATGTTCAAGTTTCGTATCCACCCGAATCGGAAGACCTTAATGTCTTGATCTGCAATCTCTTCAAGAATCCAGAAACTGAAGAAATGGGACTTGATTGTTACTTGAAAGCTATACGAAATCCGGATTTTGTACCCAAAAGATCAACTTTGCATAAACTAATCAGGTATTTGTTGCGTTTGAAGAATTGGAATTCTATTTGGCTGCTTTGTGAAGATTTTAGACAATTCAATGCTTACCCAAATGCTTCATATTGTAGTAGGTTAGTTACTAGTTGCATCAGAGCTAGAAGATTTAAACTTGCTAATAATTTGCTTCACATATTGAAATTTGAGAAAGAAGTTGCTTGTATAAGCTTTAATGCTGCCATGAAAGCCTACAATAAGCTTCATATGTATAGTAGCACTGTTAGTGTGTTTGAAATTATGAAATCTTCAGGTATCGAATTAGATGCAGAATGTTATGGTCACACAATGGAAGCTTATCTTAAAATGGGTAAATATGAAAATGTGCTCATGTTATTTAAACAATTCGAATCTAGTGAGGTCGAATGGACATCATTTTGCACTCAAATTTACCGGATTCTATGTGAATCTTTAGGGAAATCGGGACAACCCTTTGAAGCTTTAGATTACTTTAGGGAAATGACTAAAAAAGGTTTCCCTGAGGATCCGTCTTTTTACTCCTCATTGATCTCTTCGTTTGTGAGTATCCGAGAAGTAAAATTAGTAGAAGAGCTTTTGGAAGAAGCAGAAGGCAAAAAGATGTTGAGGGACCCTGCAGTGTTCttaaaacttgtgttgatgtacATTGAACTAGGTCTAATTGAAAAGACTCTCGCTATTACTTCTTACATGAAACGAATGAATGTTAGAGTTTCTGACTGTATCTTTTGTGCTATTGTGAACGggttttcaaagaaaaaagggCCGAGTTCTGCAGCCAAAGTGTATGAAGATTTAGTCTCAGAGGGATGTGTGCCAGGCCAAGTGACCTATGCTTCGGTCATTAATGTATATTGTAGAATTGGGCTCTATGAAAAAGCTGTAGGggtatttttagaaatggataGCAAGGGGTATGACAAATGTGTAGTAGCATACTCTAGCATGGTTGCAATGTACGGAAAAACAAACAGGATTAGAGATGCAATGAGACTGGTGGccaaaatgaaagaaaaaggggTCGAGCCCAACGTGTGGATTTACAATTCTCTTCTAGATATGCACGGGAAGATGTTGAACTTAAGGCAAGTAGAGAAGATatggaaagaaatgaaaagaaggAAAGTAACGCCGGATAAAGTAAGTTATACGAGTGTGATAAATGCATATAGTAAGGCAAAGGAGTTTGATACGTGTGTAAAGTATTATAATGAGTATAGACTCAACGGTGGTGGGATCGATAAGGCGATGGGTGGGATCATGGTGGGAGTATACTCAAAAATGAGTAGAGTTGATGAGTTGGTGAAGCTATTGCAGGATATGAAAGCCGAAGGGACGCGTTTAGATGTTAGGCTTTATCGATCTTCGTTGCATGCTTTACGAGATGCTGGGGTGCAAATTCAGCCTGAATGGTTGGAAGAGAGCTTTGATAGGCTttaa